The Synechocystis sp. PCC 6714 genome includes the window ATTAATTTAAAAGTTGCCATCGAGACTAATGATAATCTGCTCTCGGGCTTGCTCAGTCAGGATCTACGGATCATGAAGGAGTGTGGCGGTCGGGGAATGTGTGCCACCTGCCACGTTTACATCACCGCTGGGATGGAAAGTCTTTCCCCCCTCAACCGTCGGGAACAGCGCACCCTGGAGGTGATTACTACCCATAATCGTTATTCCCGCTTGGCCTGCCAGGCTCGGGTATTAGATGAAGGGGTGGTGGTGGAGTTACCCGCTGGGATGTACGTCAGCGAAATCGAGGATATTGAGGAGCTGATCGGCCGTCGAGCGGAGGAAAATATCTTAAATCCTCGGGATGGGAGCATTCTGGTGGAAA containing:
- a CDS encoding 2Fe-2S iron-sulfur cluster-binding protein gives rise to the protein MAKTIKLDPINLKVAIETNDNLLSGLLSQDLRIMKECGGRGMCATCHVYITAGMESLSPLNRREQRTLEVITTHNRYSRLACQARVLDEGVVVELPAGMYVSEIEDIEELIGRRAEENILNPRDGSILVEKGKLITRSMISQLDDQLQAAKIQIAKDADE